The Acholeplasma laidlawii PG-8A DNA window GCGCCTGCGCCTTCACCATCGTTTGCAGTTAAAATTGGTGTGTGTACATAGACAAAGTCTTGTTCCTGAAAGAATTTATGTATTGCATAAGCAGCTATACTTCTAACTCTAAATACTGCAGAAAATAAATTCGTTCTTGGACGAAGGTGTGCAACCTCTCTTAAAAACTCTCTTGTGTGGCGTTTTGGTTGGATTGGATAGTTTTCACCTGAATCCCCTATTAGTCTCACTTCTAGTGCCTTAATTTCAAATGGTTGGCTTCTATCTGGTGTTAAAACAAGCGTACCTATAACTTCAATGGATGCACCTACAGATAAACGTGTCACTGCATCAAAGTCTTTTGTTGTTGCCCTTTCATATACTACTTGGATGTTTTCAAAAAAACTACCATCATTTAGGTTAATAAACCCAAATTCTTTTTGATCACGGTGGTTTCTAATCCACCCCTTTAATATAACTTCTTGACCTGCATACCTTGCAGGATCTTTATATATTGTTCTAATTGTTAAATCCATAAGTTTTCTCCTTTTAATATAATAAAGTCCTTAGACTAAAATTTAGTCTAAGGACGAATAATCGCGGTACCACCTTAGTTCTAGATTAACATAGCTAATCTAGCGCTCAACTTGCTTATATAACGGATAAGCGATCCGTACAGTTCTACTAACATTTATATGTGTTCTTCTGTCTCTAAAAAGTGTTATTTCAAATCAGCATATGTGTTAATTTTCACCAACCATTAACTCTCTTAAACATATCATCTGTTTTACTCTTCTTTTTTATGATGTATATGAAGTTTCTATTACTATTGTATCACTAATTTATAAAATTAGTCATCAGTATTTATATTTTTAAAGTCGGAATGTTCAATTTTGTAGACATTCTTATTTAAACGGTTCATTGGTATCATTAAAGTCCTAATACTTTCTGATAACCTTTGAATATCTTTTTCTAAGGTATTAAAACGTTCAAATACTAGTCTAAAATCATTATAGAGTTTGTTGATTTCATCAAGCATTTTTTCGGCATTCTTTTCTTTTTCTAGATCTTGATTGATGACTAGTATCATTGTAAGCATATAAACTAATGTAGTAGGAGATGTGATCCACACCTTCTTTTTAGATGCATACTCTACTAAATGAATATAGTTTGCTTGAATCTCTGAGAATACTGCCTCACTTGGTATAAACATTAAAGCATAGTCAGTTGTTTCATTTTTGATGATATATCTACTAGCAATATCATCAATATGTTTTTTAATATTTTGTTCAAAAAGTTTTGATGCATTTTTTCTTTCACTATCTTCTAAGTTTGAATCATACATCCTAATATAATTTTCTAGTGAAAACTTTGAGTCAATTGGAATATTTAGAGCATCACCACTACCATAGACTATAGCATCCACTACTGTTTGATTAGATAGTTTATGTTGTTTAGTAAATAAAGTTTTATTGTTTTCACCAAAGACATTTTCTAGTATTTGGTATAACTGTAACTCACCATACATACCTCTTAGTTTTTTATCTGACAAATAAGATTTTAAATCATTTACATGCCCAGATAGGTTTTCAATATTCTTTTGTGTGGTATCAATAATAGTTAGTTTTTCAAGCATAGAACTAAAGAGTTTATCACTTGATTGAAAACCTTCTTTCAGTCTTGTTTCTACCTTATCATTCATCGATTGTAAATCGACATTCAGTTTGGTTGAAATGGCTTCTTTAAAGTAATTAATGGTTCTTTCTAATTCCAGTTGGCTTTGCAAATTTTGTTTATCTAGTTCTGTTTTAAAATCCGTTTTTAGATACTCAATTTTAGATAGAATTTCTTGTTGCTGTCTACCTTTTACTTCATCATTAGGAGACTTTTTACCCTTAATAAATACAATCATTAGAATCATTAAAAAGACTATAATAACACTCATACCGGTGAGTAAAATAATTTCTGTAGTAGTCACTTTATACCTCCACATCTTCTAAGTAATAAACATGTATACCATCTGATTTAGTTTCTTTATAAATGGTCATATAGGTATCACTTGATAGTAAGATATCATACATGCTAGGAAATATGCCATCACGGTCTAATGTGTAATTAGTACCTAGATCTTTATTAATTTGACCAAAGGCGCGTGTGACTAAATCTGTACAATAATATTTGTATTTGGTATCAAATATGAATAGGTAATTATATAGACCTCTGTTTGTTTTATCTTTAGCGTAATTTACTGCAACATCCAGTTCAGCATCAAAGGTTTCTATGTCTTTACTTTTTAACCTAAGTGACATAATTTCATCTCTATAAAATCTACCATAATAAGGATACTCTGAATGTGTTTCATTTCTAAATGGAGTCATCCAATAATTTGATACAGATTGAACACTTAAACCATATTTATCCGTCTCATCATACCCACGGTGCATGATTACATTAAATATGGTAGTAAAATCTAAGGTGCCATTATCACCAATTCCGGTGGACTGATAAATTTGATTATTGTCCCCTACTAATGCAGCATGTCCACCAAGCCAGTAACCATAGATTTGATCTACAACTGGTATATATGGAAAAGGAGATTCAAAGGTTAATAGGATATCACCTTTTTGTCCTGGATTTACCTTACTAGCATCAAAGAATACTGAGCGTGTATCACTTAGTTCATACTCATAGGTTCGTTTGATTTTATGATAAAAATAGGTGGTGTCATGTTGACTCACCTCAACTGTTTCATATGCTCTACTTTTAAAGTCATTAATGATCTGAGTTTTCTTAATATTTTCATAGGTTGATTCCCCTATAAAGTAAGCTATCAGTAAGATAAATGCTAAAGCTATATATTTAATTGTTTTTCTAAGTACTTTAGTTATTTTCTTTTTATTTTTCATAAGTAAATTATAACATTAAATGATTATTTTCATGTGCTTTGATTTAGGTGTAAAAAAAATATCTCCAATCATGGGAGATATTTTATAATTTAAGTATTTATTTTTTTGGTCTGATGATGATTGCGCGTTCTTCGCCTTCACCTTCAGAATATGTTTCAACATCACGCCACTCAGTTAATTTAGAGTGAACAATACGACGATCGAATGCATTCATTGGGTCAAGTTTGACTGCAATACCACTTCTTGCTACATCTTTAGCGGTTTTAGTTGCCATAATTTCTAATTGGCGTTTTCTTGATGCATGGTAGTTTC harbors:
- a CDS encoding DNA recombination protein RmuC codes for the protein MTTTEIILLTGMSVIIVFLMILMIVFIKGKKSPNDEVKGRQQQEILSKIEYLKTDFKTELDKQNLQSQLELERTINYFKEAISTKLNVDLQSMNDKVETRLKEGFQSSDKLFSSMLEKLTIIDTTQKNIENLSGHVNDLKSYLSDKKLRGMYGELQLYQILENVFGENNKTLFTKQHKLSNQTVVDAIVYGSGDALNIPIDSKFSLENYIRMYDSNLEDSERKNASKLFEQNIKKHIDDIASRYIIKNETTDYALMFIPSEAVFSEIQANYIHLVEYASKKKVWITSPTTLVYMLTMILVINQDLEKEKNAEKMLDEINKLYNDFRLVFERFNTLEKDIQRLSESIRTLMIPMNRLNKNVYKIEHSDFKNINTDD